Sequence from the Orcinus orca chromosome 11, mOrcOrc1.1, whole genome shotgun sequence genome:
cttccctggcggtccagcggttaagacttcaccttctaatgcagggggtgtgggttcaatccctggtcgcggagctaagatcccacatgcctcgcggccaaaaaaaaaatgggtcttTCCCCATTTTGCTGGCCCGGGATCCCCCGTGCCCAGCAGGAGCTGCCGTGTAGCTGGGGAGGGCAGGCGCCGTCTGGGCTGGGCCTGGAAAGGGCCTCTCGGCTTCCCTGAGGTCCGCTGGCCGGGCCACCACCTCCTTGCAGGATCCTGGGAAGTTCATTCTAGTTACACATgcagaaaaaggaggaaatggaTTTGGGGAACTTTGTCCCAAGCCAGTGGACCCCACAGCCGGGGCATCTCCGAGTGACACCATCAGGGGATTGGGGGTGGATTAACCCAGAGCCTTCGGAAGCCCAAGAAGAGGGTAGGGGCGATGGGCCGTCCCTTGGGAGGGAATCTGGCCCCTTTTCTCTGACGCTGTTGGGAGCACGGAGCCGGGTCGTCCTCCCTGGGCTCTGAGCCGGTGTGTCCTGGGAGCCCTGGCCCTGCAGCCCGAGGCCCGACACCTGCCCTCCTCCACCCACACCACCTGCCCTCGGCACAGGCTCGAGGACGTGCAGGTGCCCTGGTCCACAGATGTCCCTGGAGGGGCAGACCAGTGCCCGGTGGGCTTTCCTCCACGTTCCTGGGACACTGGGGGCAGGAAAGGCATCGCCCACCTGACGTGGTGGGAAGATTGCCCCCGCCTTGAGTTCTGTCTAAACCCAGAAACTTCCCAAACATCCTGCTGACCCTCCTGGCGGCAGTGACCCCAGGCATGGCAGGCTGACCGCATGCCCGCCCTGTGGCCAAAGCTTGCTCTTGTCCACGACCGGAAGCTGGTTCTGCCTCTGAACACCGAAGGTGGCTGCCTGACGGGGCAGCGATGGGGCCGCGGAAGccggacacattcttagaagctTGGCAATGAGATACAGGCCAGGCGCATAAACTCGACTCACGGCGCCACGGCAGCCAGGCTCGATGAGCAGGCCCTGTCCTTGCCTGGTGATAGAAGGAAATGGAAAGTTCTGAAAGAGCAGGGAGCCTGGAGcggcacccctcccccacaccggCCTCAGctccgggaggagggagggacctGCTGTGCCCCGCGTGTTAGGGGTCGGGGTGCGGGTGACAGGAGAAGATTCAGGGGCTCCGGGGGCGAGGAGGGTGGGCAGCgttctgggggaggggctgggtggcAGCGGTACCTCTGGGGGCTCGCTGGGGACATGGGAGGATGGACTGGAGGTGGCTGGATCCCATCCCTGCTGCCTCTCCTCTGTGGTCACCCCCTCCCGAGGAGCACCCAGAGCCAGCCTTTTCACCACCGTGCATTCTTCTCCAGGGCTGGTTGGGTGACGGTCCAGGAGCCGAGTGCTGGGGCCCTCCAGGTACATCCGCTCCCACCCGGGGTGTGAGTGGACCCCACACGGGGAAGGGCGCTGGACCCGGATGCCAACTGCACAAGCTGGAGTGACTAGAGGGACCCTCGTTCCAGCCTTGATTTACTGGTGTGGACGCTGTGGCCAGGACCGTGTGTACCGGTCATCCCTGGGGCTGAGGGACAAGCCCGAGCTCCAGGCTTTGTCTTTCCACCCCAGGCTGCTGACCTGGAGGGCGTCAGGGGGCTTCTCTGAGCCCGTGTCATCTTTGGAAGGAGGGGCCGCTGCAGCTCCAGCCCCCAGGGCTGTGGAGCAAGAGATGCTTAGACAGAGTGTGTGTGGCCCCCGCCCAGCCTGGGAGGCCTCGGCCACCACTGACAGCTTTGGTCACCAGTGGCGCCTGGGGCGGCACCCGGGGCAGGGCCCCCGGCCAGGGCTCCGAGGCTCGCAGGAAGCCTCCGTCATCCCCGTGGAGGGACGCCCGCCTGGCGCTCAGCTGGAAGGCCCTTCTCAGCATCCTCGCCGCCCGCGGCCGTGTCAACAAACCCATATTAAGACACATCTGTCCGACTTCTCTCCTGTGTCCTGGACAGAAAGCAGTTGCCGGTACAATCACGCTGCACTGAATGCAGCCGCTCCCAAGCCTCCAGCGGGAAGGCTGAGGGACCGAAGGATCTCATTGTCCTGCCGCCAGCGCGGGTCGGGCTCCGTGTGTCACAGCCACCTCGGGACCGAACAGGGGCCGGCACAGGTCGTCCTCACGAGGTGGTCCCAGTGCTGGCCTCGGGAGCGTGGTTCTGGAGACGGGCATGCCAGGGCTCACGGGGGCGGTGAGGGTGACCAGGACCACTCGAGCGGGATGGGGACGCTGGCCCACGCAGCAGCACCGCTGCCGATATTGAGGGGCTGCGCCCAGAGCCCCCATCTTGCTGCTGCTGCCCTGCAGCCCCGTCTGATGGCACAGGGCCCACACCTCTCACAGGGCCTGGTCCTGCCCGGctcccaggtgtgtgtgtggtgggtgacCCAGGGCTAAGGCTACTCCTGCTGCCCCACCGCGGGGGTCCGCCCTCTGGGTGTTTGCTGAACTGCCCGGGTGGGGTGGCAGAGGTGCTGGGCACCAGGCTGGGCCTCCTCCGGACGCACCAAGCAGGGCAGATGAGGCAGCGACTTGCGATGGCCCAGACCCCGGTCTCCtcccgtcccctcccctccccctccccagcgaTGCCTGCCCGCCCTCTGAGCTGCGAGGGCCCAGGGGGCCCAGAGCCCTGGTTGGGAAGGACCCTCATGAGGCAGACGACGTCCGGGCAGGGGCTTCTCGCACTTGGCAGCAGGCAGCCTGAGCCCAGCCGGGGGCGCAGTGCTGCCTGTCTctatctgtccctccctccctcccccctctagTGCATATTTCCAGAACCTTCTATGCACAAGATGCTGTGCCGGGTGTACAGCAGGGGATAGAGCAGGCCGGGCCCCACTGTCACGGAGCTGACCTTTTGTGGGGCTCAGACTTTCCAAATCCACGCTCAAATTCATGTGTCACTGGCCTCGTGAAGGATCAGGGCACCCGAGGGAGACCCTGGGGCCTGTGGTCAgcggaaggggcaggagagaggccTCCATTGCGGGGGAGGTCTGGGTCAGGCTTGAGAGGCGTGGAGAAGGGCGTTGGGACAGTGGACCCGCTGCAGCGAGGACAAGGGTGGGGGAAGGCTGCAGGCAGGCGGCCAGTGGGCACGGGCAGGGTGGTTTGGTCCACAGTCAGAAAGGGTATCCGGCATGGCCCACGGGATGGAATCCTGTGCTCAGTGACAAGATGCCGGAGACAGATGTCACGACACGGAAGCAACACTAAAGGTTGAattagaaagaaagcaaagaagcaacAGGACAAAAAAACACGTGTAGGTTTACGTAGCTGCATGTCATGGGGCAGATGGAAAGAGCAGAGGATGCGCCTCACGGGTCAGAGGTTGGCTCTGAACACCTGGCCCCACATCTGCGCAGTCCCCCAAGGCCTTGGGCTGGCTCCCTGGGACCTTGGCCCCCCCTTGTAAGCGGGGAGGACGACTCTGTCCCCAGGAGTCACGGGGGCTGCAGGGAGCCCAGACAGAGCCCTCTGGCCAACTCCCAGCCCCGAGCCGGCCTTGCCTCTGTAGCCGGGTTGGTGCCGCCTTTGCCCCAGAGGGAGCCTTGGTGCAGCCGGGCTGTGGATGGGACTTCATTTCTAAAGCTATAGGCCCACAGGCCCCATtccccagaccccacccctgGCTCCAGCCTGTGCTTTTAGTGGAGGCAGAGCTATAAATAACCCCCAATTTGCAGCTCTGTGGACACCAGGCAGGGGAGCCATTCATCTTGCTGCCCAGGTGGCCACCAGCTGTTGCTGGattcttggaacagaaaaagggagagaTTCAGAGAGAGGGCTTAGCTTCCAGACCACCACAgcctggagcctccctcctgTGGCCCTGAGCACTTCCTTCCCTTCAAGCCGTGGGCGCCCCGAGGCGGCAGGGTGCCCCCTGCACTGAGTGGGGCCGGGCAGCCCCCGGCAGTGAGGGAAAGCAGCCCCGGGGAACAGGGAGCACAGGGCACGAGGGGTACAGGTAAGCCGAGGGCTGGTGGCTTTCCCAAACTGCTGGGAGACCCCCGGACTCATCCTGCCGCATCCTGCATCCAGCAGCAGCCCCATGAGTGCGATGCGCGGAGACCCCCAGGCACCGGGCCTGCATCAGCCCCACCTCCCAAGTAGGAAGGGCTGGGCATCCCTGGGCGGGGCACCGAGCCCATTTCAGCGTGCCACCCCCAGTGCTTCCAGAAGACTCCAGCCCTTGAACTGAGGGTCTTAGATTCCTGTATCTCCAGTGGGCGTTTCACCCCCCAGGGCCCTTGCTCTCTGATCCAGCAGCTTCACTCGGGTGGTTGGCAGGTCCTGCCGTTACCCTGGCACAATCCAGCCTCTGGGGATTTCAGCAGGAAGATAGTGATGCCGGGCAGGGCCCTGTGCTTCGACCGGACCTGAGCTCAGGGTTATGGGGAATCTTGGGGAGGCAGATCAAGGTAGTAACCAAGGAAACCGGATCCGAATGTCCAGGCCCAGTTTGTCCCATTTTGGAGCCTCTCAGAACACGAGGGGCTCAAACCGTCGAGCAAATAAACAGACCGTCAGGAAAGACTTCCTTCCCATTACTTTAAATCAAGCTTCGTAAATCTTACAGCACAGGCGAGAAGCTTCTGTTAGAGACACCTTTCCCAGACTGTAAGATAAAACATGCGTGCGAAGCTATTTGATTGGTTGGAAGCAGTGTATCCTTCTTGCAAACACGATAGGTTCTGCTGTGGTGTCCAAACACAGCCTCTCCCTGGTACTTGATCAAACACCGTGCCCCTCATTTCCCAGGCTCCGTGCTGAGTTCATGCAACCTGCCCACAGTTCAGTCCACTTCCCAGGGGCCAGGGGGCCTTGTGCTAGTCAGTCCTGAGTGTGGGACATGGAACGTGGGATGTGGCCTGCCCCCTGACCTGTACCCTGTTTTCTGTGCCCCAGGGAGGGCGTCTGTGGTGGGTTGGATTCAACAGAGAGATGCGTTGAAGTTCTAACCCATGTGCCTGTGAATGTGGCCTTAGGTGGAAATGTAATCAGATATAAtcaggttaagatgaggtcatcaaGGTGGGCTCTGATCCATTGACTGGGGTCCTTATAGGAGGAGGAAATACCGCATTAAGACAGAGGCACCTGGGGAGCAGGCCATGTGATGATGGAGGtggagactggagtgatgtgtcCACCTTCATCCCCAGGAGGCACCAGCCTCCTCCTGGGCCAGCATCTCCCTATCGATACCTTTCCACAGGCCTCACAACCTCCCTTCCTGCAGGGGTAAGGGGTTGGGGTCTCTGAGGCCATCAGGGCCAACTGGCAGGTGCCCGTGTTGGGGAGGAGAGCGCAGAGCTGCTGGAGGAGGGGGGGGTTGGTCTGGGGAACACCCTCCAAGAGCCGCTGGCGCCTCTAGTTCCGTGGGTGGAAACTCGATGGTTCCCCACTTACAGTGGCGACCCCAAGCCCCCACCTCCTCCCGTCTGCCCCACTGTTTACTTCTCGAGAGGTGGTCACAGGTTACTTCTTTACAGTTCCTCTCTGGGCCAGTCAGGAAGAGCTTGGGCAGAGGCCTTGGAGCCCATGGGCTGTCCCTGGCTTCTTCCATCACTGCCGGCTGACCTTCCCCATAGACGCAGGAGGGGGGGAGGTGGGAAGCCCAGAATGCCTCGTGTTGACTATGCATTGGCCATGCATGCCTCAGGAGTCAGAGGGAGGCAGGGTGGGGTCAACACAGCCACCGATGccaccctttccctccctcctccttctgaaGTTTGCTCCAGGGGGAAGGAGGACAGAGGGGTCCCTGAGCAGTGGGTTCCTTGGCCCTTCCCAGTACGCGTGACACTGTGTGATGCTACCAGGCATCTCTGACTATTGGGGGAAGGAAGTCAAGTTCAGGGTTTCCCGAGTGCTCTGAACGCCAAGGGtttgagtggatggatggatggatgggtgggtggatgcgtggatgggtgggtaggtggatggatggatgggtggatggatgggtggatggatgggtggatggatggatggatggatgggtagatggatggatggatggatggatggtgagtgggtggatggatggatgagtagatggatgggtgggcggatggatggatagatggatggatggatggatggatggtgagtgggtggatggatggatggatggatgtgtggatggatggatgggtggatggatgatggatggatggatagaaggatggatggatgggtggatggatgggtggatggatggatggatggatggatggatggatggatggatggaaggatgggtggatggatggatggatggatggatggatggatgggtggatggatgggtggatggatggatggatggatggatgggtggatggatgggtggatgggtggatggatgggtggatggatgggtggatgggtggatggatgggtggatgggtggatggatggatgggtgggtggaaggatggatgggtggatggatggaaggatggatgggtggatggatgggtggatggatggatggatggatggatggatggatggatggatggatggatgagtgagtgGGTGGATAGTTGGGTGGATGGGTAGATAGGTGAATGGAGGGGTGGGTGACTGGATGGATGGGCAGGTGAACAGGAGAAATGAGTGGACAGAGGATGGTTTTCTAAGTATCTCACGCGCCTCACAGTGAAACTTTCTGTGAGGGCTTGATAGGTCTGCGTCCTAGTGGGGTCCTGGTTTCCCTGAAAGCAGCCGGTGCTCTCAGCCTCAGTGCCCCTCTGTCATGTCCAGCGTCTCCCCCATGCAGGCAAGAGCACGCCCCTGGACCATGGCCCTCATCACTTCCTGGGAGACTGACCCACAacacagcccccacccccatgggCGCCCGGCTGCCACAAGTGGCCTCCCTAAATGAAAGTGTGTCCCAGCTCTCTACGAAGGGATGTGCAGGGTCTCCACACAGTGAGGCCGTGACGCTCCCCTGCTGCCCCCCAGGAGCCCTGCCACCTCCCGGAACCAGGGATATGCTTTCCTGCCTCAGATTAAAATGAAAAGCCGGTTGCATCTCCTGTCTACCCTCTCGAGGAGCTTCTGTCAATGCATGGGAATTTGCCCAAGAAAAATGATTGGagtgttttccttttcccctctactTACATTTCTTAATCCTAGTGAAATAACGAGACAGGTAGCTCATGACAACTggggtttttctctctcaatcCAATTTGCTTACCCAAATCTGGAGTGTTTTCCACGGGCGCAGGACGCTAACCAATCATACAGGGAAACGTCTCCATTCTCGAGCTCTGGTGGGGACAGGTCCCCGGCAGCTAATGAACCTCACTAATCAGGGAACCGTCTCAAAAATCAATCCATCTACTGcaactatttaaagaaaaaataattatcgAGACTGTTCTCGCTAAATTATGCTGTCTAGAAGTTGTCGAAAGAAAATtttgtctaattttaaaatgtcatctgGGTTTTGCAGAGTTTTCTTTTCTGAGTGATTAAAGGATTCGGCATGAATGAGCGGGAGGAGAATGTGCCTTTTCTTCCCGAATTGTCGGGTCTTGAGTGTGACGTGTGCCAGCCTGGTGCGGCCCCCGGCCTTGGCCTCCATCACAGACCCCGCCCGGGAACGTGCATGGCCTTGGAGTCACTGGACCCCAGGCTTCTCCAGGGAAAGTGGGTCTCCCCGCCTGCCCCTTGGTCCTGAGAACAGGCCCACATCCTTGAGCTGGGCGTGCCCCATGGCTTGGGGTGAGTGCAGCCTGAGTGAGTGACCATGGCCCTCTTTGCCCGGGAGGTAGAGGTTGACAGGCCCCTTGAGCTCAGGGGTCCCAGCGGCTGAGCTGTGCCCACTCCCATCCCACTCGCTTCCCTGATGGGTTAATCCCGGTACCAAGGGCGGACAGGGGCCTCCCGTGCTTGGCCCCGGCGTGTTCAGAACATCTGAGAAGACTCCAGAAAACTGACAGCTGCCTTGCCTGCGAAGGAGGAAGGTGTGACTCACAGAGGTTTTGCAGTTTGGGCTGGCTCACTGACGTCTGTCCATCCCAAGTGACCAAGGAGACCAGAGAAGTTCAGGGAGCCCGGAGCCAGACCCCTGGGGTGGCCCCCCTCAGAGAGGAGGCGGGCTGCTCCCAAGAAGTCCCTGAGCCCCGGGCTCCCCGGCCAGGTTGGGCACAGAGGCCACCCCTGGACCGCAGAGTCAGGCCCCGGCTGGCTTGGGGGTGGTGCAGGGGTGCCTGGGGCTGCCCCTCGGAGCCCGTCCCTAGTCTGCTGGCTGGGACCCCCCTTCCTGCTCTGGCCTGGTGAGGATGGAATGGGATGGGGTCTTCGGGACCCTGTACTGACGCAGCTCTTCCTGTTGGCGTTTTGGCCTTACTGTCCTGCCCGTCTTGAGtgagggtggggttgggggaggggcgaTGACCAAACCAGTGAGGGGGGACAGGTACGTGACCCGCACACGGTACTGAGCGTCAGGCCCCATGACCCCAGGAACAGTGGGGGCCATGGTAGCAATAACAAGCCACCCACCCCAGACCAGGAGCAGAAGCCGGGCAGGGTCAGAGAAGGTTCCGGAaagctgggatagggagggctcTTCGTCCCTGGCACCCTTCCCCTGGCCCGACGCTCACCTGTGTATCCAGGACCACCTGCTCCACCCCCCCAGCATCCTCGTGGACCCCCT
This genomic interval carries:
- the TAFA5 gene encoding chemokine-like protein TAFA-5 isoform X1, whose amino-acid sequence is MPTAQAGVTRGTLVPALIYWCGRCGQDRVYRSSLGLRDKPELQALSFHPRLLTWRASGGFSEPVSSLEGGAAAAPAPRAVEQEMLRQSVCGPRPAWEASATTDSFGHQWRLGRHPGQGPRPGLRGSQEASVIPVEGRPPGAQLEGPSQHPRRPRPCQQTHIKTHLSDFSPVSWTESSCRYNHAALNAAAPKPPAGRLRDRRISLSCRQRGSGSVCHSHLGTEQGPAQVVLTRWSQCWPRERGSGDGHARAHGGGEGDQDHSSGMGTLAHAAAPLPILRGCAQSPHLAAAALQPRLMAQGPHLSQGLVLPGSQVCVWWVTQG